In the genome of Paenarthrobacter ureafaciens, the window AGAAGTGCCGGGTGGCCGTCGGCATGACGGGAGCTTTCCTGCGGATTCCCAGTGCAATCGCTGTCTTGGAACCACCGGTGAGTCCGGACCGGAACGAAGCACGGCGATGGGCGGAGGAAGAACTGTCCAAGCCCAAATACCCGGACGCGCAGCCAAGCTGGCTGGAGCAGGTATGGCAGGATTTCCTGGACTGGCTGGCTTCCCTTGGCAGCGACTCCGGGTCGCCGGGCAACGGAATCGCCGTTCCCGTCATCATCGCCCTGGCCATTGCGCTCATTGTGGTGGCCGTCATCGTGGTCCGTCCCAGGCTGAACGCGCGTCGCAGGAAACCTGTTCCCGACGTCTTCGGCGATGAGCCGGTGTTGGACGCTGCGGCATACCGGCAACGGGCGGCGGCTGCCGCGGACGACGGCGACTGGCGGGCCGCCGTCGTCGAACAGTTCCGCGCTGTGGTCCGGTCCTCGGAGGAACGCGACATCATTGAGGCGAGGCCCGGCCGCACGGCCGATGAAGCAGCCGTGCAACTGGGCGGGGTCTTCCCTATCGCAAGGCTGCGCCTGACGGATGCGGCAAGAAGCTTCGACGCCGTCCTCTACGGCGGAATGCCTGCGCACAGAGCCGATTTTGAGGCCGTATGCGCCGTTGATTCCGAGCTTCTTGGCATGGCACCGGAGTTTGGCGCACCTGCGGCCACAGGATTCGCGGTGCCTCGATGAGCCGCACGGAAACCCTGGCCGAAGCCCGGACGGGAGAACCCGCGACCGAGCCCAATAAGCCGCAACACCGCGACCGGCACCCCCGGGCCGGACAGTGGTTCCGGAGAAACGCACTGTGGATCATCCTGGCTTTGCTCTTCGCCGGGCTCGTCACCTACCTTGTGGTGGATCGGCAAGCAGCCGCCCAGGACTCCAGGCGGTTGTCCGCCAACAACCCCGGTCCGGGAGGTGCCATGGCCGTGGCTGAAATCCTCAGCCAGCACGGGGTGGACGTCACCAGCACCGACACCCTGGAGGAGACCACAGCCGCGCTGGAACGCGATCCGGACGCAAGCTTGCTGCTCTATGATCCCCGGGGTTTCCTCGACGGCGAACAGCTGTCCGGGCTGCGGGACTCCGCCAACCGGATGACGGTGGTTTCTCCCCGCCTGACCGTTCTGCGCGCCCTCGATGCCGATATCCGTCCGGGCGGCGTGGTCCCTGAGGACATAACGACGTTGAATCCCGCCTGCGGAGTGGAAGATGCGCAGGCTGCCGGTCCCGTCGCAGCGCGGGGCGCAGTGTATTCCGGTCCCGCCGTCTGCTATCCGATCCGTGACGGCGGACCGGGACTGTATGCGGCGGTCGAAGGGGGCAGGCTCGTGGTCTTGGGCAGCACCGACCTGCTGGACAACCAACACCTCGCCGATCAAGGGAACGCCGCCCTGGCGATTCGTACGCTGGGTACCACGGAGAAGCTGGTCTGGTACTTGCCCTCCGTGGCCGATATCCAAGCAGATCGTTCGGCCCCAACCCTCAGCGAGCTCGCTCCCCCGTGGGTGGCCGTTGCCGGACCGTGGCTTGGGTTTGTGGCGTTGCTTGCCATTGCGTGGCGGGCACGCCGGTTGGGGCCCTTGGTTTTTGAGCCCCTCCCGGTCGTCGTGAAAGCGGCTGAGACAGCCGAGGGCAGGGCGCGCCTTTACCAGGACTCACGGGCGTTGCGGCTCGCTGCGGACACCCTGCGTGCCGGCACCCTCACCAGGCTGGCCAGGCATTTCAAGCTGGGAGCCGACGCCACCCCCGATGCGGTTGTTGATGCCTTGGCGTATCGCCTCGGCAGGCCGGTACCGGAGATGCAAGCATTGCTGCTCAGCACCCATCCGGAGACTGAAGGACACCTGGTCCAATGGGCCCAGCGCATGGAACAAATCGAACAGGAGGCCATGGGCCGATGAACAACCAGCCGAGCAGCTACGCGGAAACTACCGGCGCGTACCCGGACAACGCGGTTACAGCGGGTGGTTCCCCGGCCGTCGCCCCGGAGCACCCGCACCAAGGCCATCGGGAAGATCCTGCACGGGAAGCCTTATTGAATGTCCGTCGTGAAGTGGGCAAGGCCGTCGTAGGCCAGGACCCGACTGTCACAGGCATGCTCATCGCCCTGCTGTGTGACGGCCACGTCTTGCTGGAGGGCGTCCCCGGGGTGGCCAAGACCCTGCTGGTGAGGGCGCTCTCCACCGCTTTGAGCCTGGAGACCAAGCGTGTCCAGTTCACGCCGGACCTGATGCCGGGCGATGTCACCGGATCCCTGGTCTACGATTCCCACTCTTCGGAGTTCTCCTTCAGGGAGGGTCCGGTGTTCACCAACATCCTCCTCGCCGACGAGATCAACAGGACTCCGCCCAAGACCCAGGCCTCCCTCCTGGAATCCATGGAAGAACGGCAGGTTTCCGTGGACGGGGTCTCCAGGCGGTTGCCCGAACCCTTCATCGTGGCTGCCACCCAGAACCCGGTGGAGTACGAAGGAACGTATCCCCTCCCCGAGGCCCAGTTGGACCGTTTCCTTTTGAAACTCACCATGCGGTTACCGGACCGGATGGAGGAAATTGAGGTGATTCGCCGGCACGCGGCGGGCTTTGATCCTCGCGACCTCGGCGCGGCCGGAGTGCGTCCGGTGGCGGGAGCCGCCGAGCTTGCCCGTGCGCGCGAGGCGGTGGCGGCGGTTTCCGTTGCTCCCGAGATCCTCGCCTACATCGTGGACGTTGTCCGCGCCACCCGATCGGCTCCATCCTTCCAGCTGGGCGTCTCGCCCCGTGGCGCCACCGCTTTGCTCAACTCCGCAAAGGCGTGGGCTTGGCTGTCGAACCGGACGTTCGTCACGCCGGATGACGTCAAGGCGTTGTCCCTGCCGTGCCTCCGGCACCGTGTGGGGTTGCGGCCTGAGGCCCAGATGGACGGTATCAAGGTCGATGATGTGTTGGGCAGCATCCTGGCCTCCGTGCCGGTGCCCCGATGACCAGGACGTCCTGAATGGCAATCACGGGCCGTTTTGTCCTGTTGGCGTTCGCCGCGCTGGCTCCCTTGGTGCTCTTTCCTGCATGGACAACAGTGCTGCTCGTTACCGGAGCGCTCCTGCTCTTCCTGGTCATCGATCTGGTCCTGGCTGCGTCACCGGCCAAAGTGACGTTGGAGCGGCGCCAGCCACCCAATGTGACTCTTGAAAGCAGCGTCACTGCCACGCTGACGGTGACTAACGGAAGCCGGCGCAGGCTCCGCGCCGTGGTCAGGGATGCCTGGCAACCCTCGGCAGGTGCGGCCTATGCCGTCCAGTCGCTGGCAGTTCCGCCGGCTGAACGCCGTCGAATGTCCGTGACGTTGTGCCCGAGCCGGCGGGGAGACTTGGAATCGCCGCACGTGACCATCCGTTCCCTTGGCCCCTTGGGGCTCGCCGCCCGGCAACGGACCCGTCCCCTGCCCGGCAAGCTGAGGGTCCTTCCGCCGTTCCATTCCAAACGCCATCTGCCCTCCAAACTCCGCAAACTTCGGGAGCTGGACGGCCGGGCAGCCGTCCAGATCCGCGGCGCTGGAACCGAATTCGACTCCCTCCGGGACTATGTGCGCGGCGACGACGTCCGATCCATCGATTGGCGGGCCACAGCCCGGCGTACCTCCGTGGTGGTTCGCACGTGGCGTCCGGAGCGGGACCGGCGGGTGGTGATCGTGCTGGACACCTCACGCACAGCTGCAGCACGGATCGCTGATGAGCCCAGGCTTGATACGGGCATCGAAGCAGCGCTGCTGCTGGCCGTCCTGGCTGAACGGGGCGGCGACAGGGTGGACTTCCTCGCGTATGACCGGCGGCTGCGCGCCCGGGTCGAATCGGCGTCGAAGGGGAACCTGTTGGGGCAGCTCGTCCAGGCCATGGCACCGCTGGACGCCGAACTCATCGAGCTCGATTGGCAACAGATACCCGGCCAGGTGCGGGCCGTCTCGGCGCATCGCTCCCTGGTGGTGCTCTTGACCGCGCTCGACGGCGGTGCCCCCGAGGAGGGCCTCCTGCCCTTGGTGGCCCGGCTGGCCACGCAGCATGTGGTGGTGGTGGCATCCGTACGTGATCCGCTTTTGGACGCGATGAAGGAAGAACGCACGACGGCGAGCCAGGTTTTCCGCGCCGCCGCAGCTGAACGGGCCCTCTTGGAACGGGCTGCCGTTTCAAACCAGCTGCGCCAACTTGGGGCTGAAGTAGTTGATGCGCACCCGCTCGAGCTGCCGCCCATGCTCGCCGATGCCTACATCCGGCTCAAAGCCGCCGGCCGACTCTAGGAAGGACTGACTGCACAATGAATCAACCCATCTACAAACTGGCCCTGGGCGATGCCTTCGAACAGCTGGCTCCGGAGCTTCAGGACTATTTCTCCCTTTCCGCGGGATCGGGCCACTACGGAGTAGGACAGGGTGTTTTCGATGTTGTGGGCTGCCGCCAAATATGGTTGCGCCCCTTCCTGTCGCTGACTACCGGCGAGGAAGCGTTCTTCCCGGAGTACGGCGAGGGCATTCCCTTCCGGATCGAAAACCACGCCCATGTGGACCCCTTCAACCGTGCCGCGCTGACAGCACGGCGAGAGATCTTCTTTCCCTCGGGAACGCGGTTGTTTCATGACACCACCAGCGCGATCCCTGAAGCCGGGGCCCACCGGCTGGTGGACCACGTGGGCAGGTACCGGCGGCTTGTCACCGACCTCGAGGTCTCTGCCACCCCGGACGGAAAGCTCCGCGGAGTTTCGAAAAACAGCCGCCTGTTCCTGGGACCACTTCGGATCCCCCTGCCCAGCGCCATGGATGCCCGCGCGTATGCCGAACAGTGGTGGGACGCCGAAGAGGGCAAACACCGCATCCAGGTGAAGGTGATCCAACCCCAGGTAGGCCTCGTCCTGGTTTACGCCGGCCGGTTCGACTACCGGCTGGTTCCCTACTTGCCCGGCAGCGCCGCCGGACAGTCGCTGCCCCGGTACGCTGAACCGGATCGCTGGGAACAGCGCATCTGAGCGAATCTGATCCCGGGCCGGTGACAACCTGGCCGCGGGCCAGTCGGTCCAGCCCAAACCGTGGGCCGGTTGTTCCCGTCCTAGCCGAGGGCCAGTTGGTCCAGTCCGTCGGCAACGTGTGTCAGTTTGGTGAGGACCGCCTGCGCTTCGGCAGGTTTCAGGTGCGCCAGGCCCGTGGCGGGCGTGACGCGCATCCCGGACAATCCGGCGGCCGGGAGACCCAGCTGATGCCAAGGCCGCCAAATGCTGTCCACCACTTCGGCCGTCCTCGGCAGCGGCTTCTCCGTGCCAAGAGCCCCGGCCCACAGGCGTTTCCCGGCTTCGACGGCAGCGGCCAGCTGTTCCCATTGGCGTGTGGTCAAAGCCTTGAGCGGCACGGCGATCCCGTCAGCCCCGGCAGTGATGATCCGTTCAAACGGCGCTTCGATCTCCGGCACCGAAATGACGGTCTCTACTGCCCCGGCTGCCTTGATCGCCTCGATGACCAGCCGCCATGCAGCGGTGACTTCTTCGCCGTCAATGGACCTGAGGGTTCGGTACCCGCTGGCGGTGGGAATGGTCCCGCCCATGACGGCTGCGATGTCCGGCTCATCCAGTTGGACCACGATTTCTGCGCCAGGAACGGCCGCACGAATACGTCCAAGGTGATCGGCCACCCCTGCTGCGAGCGACTCCGCGATATCCCTCCGCGCACCGAAATCCAACAGGGCCCGCTCGCCATTGTGGAGGTAAAGTCCGGCTGCCAGGCTCAGCGGCCCCACGAACTGGATCTTGATTGCGGACGCAGGATTCTCTTCGGCCCCCGCCACGTCGGCCAGCACATTGACGTCGGAGGCCAGCGCCGACCGCGCCCGCTGGAGGTCCTTTCCCGGGCGGTCCACCAGCCGCCAGCCGTGTGGCTGGATGTCGATCGCGAGCTCAACCAGCAAGCTCCCCGTCCGGCCGATAGGGTCCGAGCCGACGCCCCGGTCCGGCAATTCGGGGAGGAACGGCACGTGCGGGTCCCCGAGTTCTCCGCGGATGGTGCGGAGCGCTTCAGCGGGGTCGTTCGCCGGCCACGGTCCCAGTGCGGTTGCGCTGGTCCGGTGTTGCTGTACTTCTGCCACGCCTAGGCCTGCTGATTGGTGGTCTGGTGGTTCTCGGCGATGGCCTCGTGATGCCTGATGACCTCGCTGATGATGAAGTTGAGGAACTTCTCGGCGAACGCCGGATCAAGGTGCGCGTCCTCGGCCAAGCGCCGCAAGCGGGCGATCTGGGCGGCTTCCCGTCCCGGATCACCCGCCGGCAGCTTATGCGTGGCTTTGAGGATGCCTACCTTCTGGGTGGCCTTGAACCGCTCGGCGAGCAGGAACACGAGCGTGGCATCGATGTTGTCGATGCTGGAGCGGATGGACAACAGTTCGTCCATGATGGCCCGGTCCACTTGTCCGGACAGGGAACTCGCTGCCGGGTCGAAGGATTCGGAGTCATCAGGAAGGACATTGTTCTGCTCGGTCATGCCTCCCAGTCTAGGGTGTGGCACTTGGCCCCGCGTTGTTGTTACCCCGGGGTCGCTCCGCCCAGCAGCGCGCGGTGGGCCTCCCGCCGTCGGGCCTGTTCCTCCGGGTCCGGCACCGGCAGCGAGGCGATCAGCCGCTTGGTGTAGTCGTGCTGCGGCGAGCCCATGACGTGGTTGCCAATCCCCTGTTCAACCAGCTTGCCTTTGTAAAGCACCCCCACCCAATGCGACAACATATCAACCACTGCCAGGTCGTGGCTGATGAACAGCGCGGCGAACCCGTATTCCTCCTGGATGTCCTTGAAGAGATCCAGGACTTTCGCCTGGACCGAGACGTCCAAGGCCGAGGTAGGTTCGTCGGCAATGAGCAGGCGCGGATTCAGCGCGAGGGACCGGGCCAGGGAGGCACGCTGCCGCTGGCCGCCGGACAACTCGTGCGGGTACCGCTGCGCGTACGACGCCGGCAACTGGACTGATTCGAGCAACTCGCCTACCCGCTTGCGCGCCTCGGCAGCGCTTGGCTTGGTATGGATCATCAGTGGTTCCGCGACGCATTCCCCTATGGTCAAGTGGGGGTTGAACGAGGCTGCGGGGTCCTGGAAGACGAAGCCGATGTCCTTCCTGAGGGGGCGGAAGGTGCGCTCCTTGAAGTCGAGCATTTCGTAGCCGAGAACCTTCAGGCTGCCCCCGGTTACCCTGGTCAGGCCCGCAATGGCCCGTCCGATGGTGGATTTGCCGGACCCCGACTCGCCTACCAAGCCAAAGACTTCGTTCTCGGACACCGTGAAGCTGACGTCATCGACGGCCTTGAAGCCGTGCTTGCCAAACCGTCCGGGATACTCGATCACCAGGTTCTTCGCCTCAACCAGGACCTTGCCGTCCTGGTGCAAGCGTCCCCGGGCTCCCTCGGATGCTGAGTTCCGCCCGAGGTGGGGTACGGCGGCCAGGAGCTTCCGGGTGTACTCCTCTTTGGGTTCCGCGAACAGCACCTTGGAAGGCGCCTCCTCCACCACATCCCCTTGGTACATCACCACCACACGG includes:
- a CDS encoding DUF4129 domain-containing protein yields the protein MTGAFLRIPSAIAVLEPPVSPDRNEARRWAEEELSKPKYPDAQPSWLEQVWQDFLDWLASLGSDSGSPGNGIAVPVIIALAIALIVVAVIVVRPRLNARRRKPVPDVFGDEPVLDAAAYRQRAAAAADDGDWRAAVVEQFRAVVRSSEERDIIEARPGRTADEAAVQLGGVFPIARLRLTDAARSFDAVLYGGMPAHRADFEAVCAVDSELLGMAPEFGAPAATGFAVPR
- a CDS encoding DUF4350 domain-containing protein, translated to MSRTETLAEARTGEPATEPNKPQHRDRHPRAGQWFRRNALWIILALLFAGLVTYLVVDRQAAAQDSRRLSANNPGPGGAMAVAEILSQHGVDVTSTDTLEETTAALERDPDASLLLYDPRGFLDGEQLSGLRDSANRMTVVSPRLTVLRALDADIRPGGVVPEDITTLNPACGVEDAQAAGPVAARGAVYSGPAVCYPIRDGGPGLYAAVEGGRLVVLGSTDLLDNQHLADQGNAALAIRTLGTTEKLVWYLPSVADIQADRSAPTLSELAPPWVAVAGPWLGFVALLAIAWRARRLGPLVFEPLPVVVKAAETAEGRARLYQDSRALRLAADTLRAGTLTRLARHFKLGADATPDAVVDALAYRLGRPVPEMQALLLSTHPETEGHLVQWAQRMEQIEQEAMGR
- a CDS encoding AAA family ATPase, which translates into the protein MNNQPSSYAETTGAYPDNAVTAGGSPAVAPEHPHQGHREDPAREALLNVRREVGKAVVGQDPTVTGMLIALLCDGHVLLEGVPGVAKTLLVRALSTALSLETKRVQFTPDLMPGDVTGSLVYDSHSSEFSFREGPVFTNILLADEINRTPPKTQASLLESMEERQVSVDGVSRRLPEPFIVAATQNPVEYEGTYPLPEAQLDRFLLKLTMRLPDRMEEIEVIRRHAAGFDPRDLGAAGVRPVAGAAELARAREAVAAVSVAPEILAYIVDVVRATRSAPSFQLGVSPRGATALLNSAKAWAWLSNRTFVTPDDVKALSLPCLRHRVGLRPEAQMDGIKVDDVLGSILASVPVPR
- a CDS encoding DUF58 domain-containing protein, which produces MAITGRFVLLAFAALAPLVLFPAWTTVLLVTGALLLFLVIDLVLAASPAKVTLERRQPPNVTLESSVTATLTVTNGSRRRLRAVVRDAWQPSAGAAYAVQSLAVPPAERRRMSVTLCPSRRGDLESPHVTIRSLGPLGLAARQRTRPLPGKLRVLPPFHSKRHLPSKLRKLRELDGRAAVQIRGAGTEFDSLRDYVRGDDVRSIDWRATARRTSVVVRTWRPERDRRVVIVLDTSRTAAARIADEPRLDTGIEAALLLAVLAERGGDRVDFLAYDRRLRARVESASKGNLLGQLVQAMAPLDAELIELDWQQIPGQVRAVSAHRSLVVLLTALDGGAPEEGLLPLVARLATQHVVVVASVRDPLLDAMKEERTTASQVFRAAAAERALLERAAVSNQLRQLGAEVVDAHPLELPPMLADAYIRLKAAGRL
- a CDS encoding DUF4166 domain-containing protein, coding for MNQPIYKLALGDAFEQLAPELQDYFSLSAGSGHYGVGQGVFDVVGCRQIWLRPFLSLTTGEEAFFPEYGEGIPFRIENHAHVDPFNRAALTARREIFFPSGTRLFHDTTSAIPEAGAHRLVDHVGRYRRLVTDLEVSATPDGKLRGVSKNSRLFLGPLRIPLPSAMDARAYAEQWWDAEEGKHRIQVKVIQPQVGLVLVYAGRFDYRLVPYLPGSAAGQSLPRYAEPDRWEQRI
- a CDS encoding chorismate mutase, which encodes MTEQNNVLPDDSESFDPAASSLSGQVDRAIMDELLSIRSSIDNIDATLVFLLAERFKATQKVGILKATHKLPAGDPGREAAQIARLRRLAEDAHLDPAFAEKFLNFIISEVIRHHEAIAENHQTTNQQA
- a CDS encoding ABC transporter ATP-binding protein, with protein sequence MSINLGEVQDHAPQREPVLSIEKLQVTFATDGGDVRAVKDVSLDVRAGEVLAIVGESGSGKTVTAKTILGLLPETAISSGAVLIKGNNVISLGTSALRRIRGRDVAMVFQEPSTALNPVFTVGWQIAEGIRAHSTDGHRVSAKEAKARATEALRKVGIPDPETRVDYYPHQFSGGQKQRVVIAAALALNPGLIVADEPTTALDVTVQAEILQLLRDLRDNYGTSIVLITHNMGVVADLADRVVVMYQGDVVEEAPSKVLFAEPKEEYTRKLLAAVPHLGRNSASEGARGRLHQDGKVLVEAKNLVIEYPGRFGKHGFKAVDDVSFTVSENEVFGLVGESGSGKSTIGRAIAGLTRVTGGSLKVLGYEMLDFKERTFRPLRKDIGFVFQDPAASFNPHLTIGECVAEPLMIHTKPSAAEARKRVGELLESVQLPASYAQRYPHELSGGQRQRASLARSLALNPRLLIADEPTSALDVSVQAKVLDLFKDIQEEYGFAALFISHDLAVVDMLSHWVGVLYKGKLVEQGIGNHVMGSPQHDYTKRLIASLPVPDPEEQARRREAHRALLGGATPG